One region of Rhodocaloribacter litoris genomic DNA includes:
- a CDS encoding MotA/TolQ/ExbB proton channel family protein — protein MNRFFFLFALLGILGEMPAAYAAPLELLGSEHGPVALLQVQEAAASADAVQDTTSAAASEQGLQFNDLWDLVSGAQGFQYPIFLTLILGLFLIFGKVYELVADRRAGNVLERVGFHGMDLRRIVLKVSNQPDSMMARLAATLLNVFQTQGRAETLHDEIVNFVRFQQDRFDTFKRRVDFLSDTAGALGLLGTVWGIFSVFSAGTSDKQQILIGMGVALITTLLGLIVSIILNLSSTEVFSFFNRRLDQITNKADELRFRLMEIAMQQEELLPDPEASWHEPGPAPGLVVEQGTNRQSKGTAVRPASPPRAVVEAEVPSPRAAVATMAGASPETLLQVEEMDVTALPASATVGTLLEGLQVQLRARDGVPVPGEQVVVEVLRGEGRLGTGQDRLVCSTNDAGTASFDWRLGTKAGPQTIRIQVAGDQRGDLSREVTVMARAGAPEQYAQHGNNQGAPVGQALPKPLAVCLQDAYGNPVAGFPVTFAVEQGDGTFSNGAPSITVTTDDRGCASAGFATGKMPGLNTIKAHVEAYELTFHAMGLEN, from the coding sequence ATGAACCGATTTTTTTTCCTCTTCGCTCTGCTCGGGATTCTCGGTGAGATGCCGGCGGCATACGCCGCTCCTTTGGAGCTTCTCGGAAGCGAGCATGGCCCGGTTGCTCTCCTGCAGGTCCAGGAGGCTGCTGCCAGCGCGGATGCCGTGCAGGATACGACCTCTGCGGCAGCCTCCGAACAGGGATTGCAGTTCAACGATCTCTGGGACCTGGTCTCCGGTGCGCAGGGGTTCCAGTATCCGATTTTCCTCACCCTGATCCTCGGGCTTTTCCTGATCTTCGGGAAAGTCTATGAGCTCGTGGCCGACCGGCGGGCCGGCAACGTACTGGAGCGGGTCGGCTTCCATGGGATGGATCTGCGCCGCATCGTGCTGAAGGTCTCGAATCAGCCCGACAGCATGATGGCGCGTCTCGCCGCCACGTTGTTGAACGTGTTTCAGACCCAGGGCCGGGCGGAAACGTTGCATGACGAGATCGTCAACTTCGTGCGGTTTCAGCAAGACCGGTTCGATACGTTCAAGCGCCGGGTGGACTTTCTCTCCGACACGGCCGGTGCGCTCGGCCTGCTGGGCACCGTCTGGGGGATCTTCTCGGTCTTCTCCGCCGGCACGAGTGACAAGCAGCAGATCCTGATCGGGATGGGGGTGGCACTCATCACCACGTTGCTCGGGCTCATCGTGAGCATCATCCTGAATCTGAGTTCGACGGAGGTCTTCAGCTTCTTCAACCGGCGCCTCGATCAGATCACCAACAAGGCCGACGAGTTACGTTTCCGGCTCATGGAGATCGCCATGCAGCAAGAAGAACTGCTGCCCGACCCGGAGGCGAGCTGGCACGAGCCGGGGCCTGCGCCGGGCCTGGTGGTTGAGCAGGGGACCAACCGGCAATCTAAGGGCACGGCGGTCCGGCCGGCATCGCCTCCCCGTGCCGTGGTTGAGGCAGAGGTACCGTCGCCGCGGGCCGCCGTGGCTACGATGGCCGGGGCCTCTCCCGAGACGCTGTTGCAGGTGGAGGAGATGGACGTCACCGCCCTGCCGGCCTCGGCAACCGTCGGAACGTTGCTCGAAGGGCTTCAGGTACAGCTACGGGCACGGGACGGGGTGCCGGTTCCGGGCGAGCAGGTGGTGGTCGAGGTGCTCCGGGGCGAGGGCAGGCTCGGCACCGGGCAGGACCGCCTGGTATGCTCGACCAATGATGCCGGCACGGCCTCTTTCGACTGGCGCCTGGGCACGAAGGCTGGCCCGCAAACGATCCGCATCCAGGTGGCCGGCGATCAGAGGGGAGACCTCTCGCGGGAGGTGACGGTCATGGCACGGGCGGGCGCACCCGAACAGTATGCGCAGCACGGCAACAACCAGGGGGCCCCCGTCGGGCAGGCGCTTCCCAAACCGCTGGCGGTATGCCTGCAGGATGCCTACGGCAATCCGGTAGCCGGCTTCCCCGTGACGTTTGCCGTCGAGCAAGGGGACGGCACCTTTTCGAACGGTGCGCCCTCGATCACCGTCACCACAGACGACCGGGGATGCGCTTCGGCCGGCTTCGCGACGGG
- a CDS encoding FG-GAP-like repeat-containing protein — MSRRCHVLLCLSFLAGVFPGFVPAVWGQVLSVQAVYPTPHALAVPADDSVTVTFSEAVDPATLTGNLIVKGAQSGCADGTVRYDASTRTATFLATCAFAAGETVTVTVTPGVRSAGGAALSRPYTWQFTIDASYGAGAFEEAVLGDAPATKRAGAFQATFIARPFAGDLNGDPLMDLAIVNRAADRLVVYLNAGLRVFTAREVNVGPATGVTGGDFDDDGDVDLVVYDALGRELRVLQNAGNGTFGPPLTVVTQLRPVDLAVNDFDGDGSLDLAVAAFGSDAVALHFNDGTGRFGAAVVLAVGRAPGAIVARDFDNDGALDLAVASQGERQVDILLNDGTGAFTRAASVGLSFVPAALAAGDVFGGDGRADLLVSARDRGEVLGLRNTDAASPPTFAEVFVFYPEEAGGAQDFVLGDFGGPDFPFEVDGLLDLVSTHLGSRTLQARFNAAGTTLAVGPVSAYDTAVGPNGLISTDLDGNGSLDVVVAGLSGDQMSLFFNTGGDPGPLRVAPAELSFGEVCLGETSTQTITVENTSEQDIPVQVEVVGGAYEAGFTTQTLQAGAVVSIPVTFRPGESGPAEGTVRIIAEVPTTVCGVATTQRALYEVELDGSGSGAVLSAVPGAIDMGQVLLPGNAVGALTLTNTGNLDAVLTSTTLDDVNAPFRPLITPPVAIAAEDQVDLQVAFEPVDPGLYETTLRLHVASACRDTTLAVGLRGEALPRQPDLRISSLTLVGGAGDDLIVGDQRQFEALIQSEFRDVTQPFENHFQLTRPDGSTSIVGQATLTSLAAGTSQAFRSNVVSFEAPGDHVLCVLADVTDAIAESDETNNSQCLELQVRVPLPDLVAVRLELVPGQEPQILVSQQRTVSCTFENDGELSAGGFDVALLRNDLEVSRWHVDQLAVGASTATTFEVAFPERGSVVLDCFVDVGDAQTEMREDNNRVTLSLLVEVSPELVVSPNPFTPNGDGINEPVRFRVSEAGYRGAVLKIFNFDGRLLRTISTLDGSGHLTWDGRDEAGTAQPPGVYLYIVEETGAVRASGHVTLAR, encoded by the coding sequence ATGTCGCGCCGTTGCCATGTGCTGCTCTGCCTGTCGTTTCTGGCAGGGGTGTTCCCAGGCTTCGTTCCGGCGGTGTGGGGACAGGTGCTGTCCGTTCAGGCGGTCTATCCCACTCCCCACGCTCTTGCCGTACCGGCGGACGACTCCGTGACGGTTACGTTTTCCGAGGCGGTCGACCCGGCTACGCTCACGGGAAACCTTATCGTCAAGGGGGCACAGTCGGGATGTGCCGACGGGACGGTCCGTTACGATGCCTCGACGCGGACGGCGACCTTTCTGGCAACCTGTGCTTTTGCAGCCGGAGAGACGGTTACCGTTACCGTCACGCCCGGTGTCCGATCTGCCGGCGGGGCAGCGCTGAGCCGGCCCTATACCTGGCAGTTCACCATCGACGCCTCGTATGGTGCGGGGGCCTTTGAGGAGGCCGTCCTGGGCGATGCTCCGGCAACCAAGCGGGCCGGAGCCTTCCAGGCGACATTCATCGCGCGTCCGTTTGCCGGGGATCTCAACGGGGATCCGCTGATGGACCTGGCCATCGTCAACCGGGCGGCGGATCGGCTGGTCGTCTATCTCAACGCGGGCCTGCGGGTTTTCACGGCCCGGGAAGTCAATGTGGGGCCTGCGACCGGCGTCACCGGTGGGGATTTCGATGACGATGGAGATGTCGATCTCGTCGTTTACGATGCACTGGGGCGAGAATTGCGTGTCCTGCAGAATGCCGGAAACGGTACCTTCGGGCCTCCCCTGACCGTGGTGACACAACTGAGGCCGGTGGATCTCGCCGTGAACGATTTCGACGGGGACGGCAGCCTGGATCTTGCCGTTGCTGCTTTTGGTTCCGATGCGGTCGCGTTGCATTTCAACGATGGAACGGGTCGCTTCGGCGCCGCCGTCGTTCTGGCCGTCGGTAGGGCGCCCGGCGCAATCGTTGCACGTGACTTTGACAACGACGGGGCACTCGATCTGGCCGTGGCCTCTCAGGGAGAACGGCAGGTCGATATCCTGCTGAATGACGGCACCGGCGCCTTCACGCGCGCCGCCTCCGTCGGCCTGTCGTTCGTGCCCGCCGCCCTGGCTGCCGGTGATGTCTTCGGGGGCGACGGCCGGGCCGACCTCCTGGTGTCCGCCCGGGATCGAGGGGAGGTGCTGGGGCTCCGCAACACGGATGCCGCCTCTCCGCCCACCTTTGCGGAAGTGTTTGTTTTCTATCCGGAAGAGGCCGGTGGGGCGCAGGACTTTGTTCTGGGTGACTTCGGCGGGCCGGATTTTCCGTTCGAGGTGGACGGCCTGCTGGACCTGGTCTCGACGCATCTGGGCTCCCGTACGTTGCAGGCGCGCTTCAACGCAGCCGGTACCACGCTGGCCGTCGGGCCCGTGAGTGCCTATGATACTGCCGTCGGCCCCAATGGGCTCATCAGCACCGACCTTGACGGCAATGGCAGCCTGGACGTTGTCGTCGCCGGTCTCTCCGGCGATCAGATGAGTCTTTTCTTCAACACGGGAGGGGATCCGGGGCCGCTGCGTGTTGCGCCGGCGGAGCTCTCCTTCGGAGAGGTATGCCTGGGTGAGACGAGTACACAGACGATCACGGTTGAGAACACCTCGGAGCAGGATATACCCGTTCAGGTCGAAGTTGTTGGAGGGGCCTATGAGGCCGGCTTCACCACACAGACGCTTCAGGCCGGTGCCGTCGTTTCCATTCCGGTCACCTTTCGTCCCGGTGAGAGCGGACCGGCGGAGGGTACCGTTCGCATCATCGCGGAGGTTCCCACGACGGTGTGTGGTGTCGCCACGACGCAACGGGCTCTCTACGAGGTAGAGCTGGATGGGTCCGGGAGCGGTGCCGTCCTCTCGGCCGTGCCGGGCGCGATCGATATGGGACAGGTGCTGCTGCCGGGCAATGCGGTGGGGGCGCTCACCCTGACCAATACCGGTAACCTCGACGCCGTGTTGACGTCGACCACCCTCGACGATGTCAACGCTCCTTTTCGCCCGCTGATCACCCCACCGGTGGCCATTGCGGCCGAGGACCAGGTTGACCTGCAGGTAGCCTTCGAGCCGGTCGATCCCGGCCTCTACGAGACGACCCTGCGCCTGCATGTGGCCAGTGCGTGCCGGGATACGACGCTCGCCGTTGGGTTACGCGGAGAAGCATTGCCCCGGCAACCGGACCTGCGGATCTCCTCCCTCACCCTGGTGGGCGGTGCCGGTGATGATCTGATCGTGGGAGACCAGCGGCAGTTTGAGGCCTTGATTCAGAGCGAGTTTCGGGACGTCACGCAACCGTTTGAAAACCACTTTCAACTCACACGTCCCGATGGTAGCACGAGCATCGTCGGGCAGGCGACGCTGACTTCCCTTGCGGCAGGTACCTCGCAGGCGTTCAGGAGCAACGTCGTCTCGTTCGAAGCTCCGGGTGACCATGTGCTGTGCGTTCTGGCCGACGTTACCGATGCCATTGCGGAATCCGACGAGACCAATAACTCGCAGTGCCTGGAATTGCAGGTTCGTGTTCCACTTCCCGATCTCGTTGCCGTACGGCTGGAGCTGGTACCGGGCCAGGAACCACAGATCCTGGTTTCGCAGCAGCGTACGGTGTCGTGCACGTTTGAGAACGACGGGGAGCTGTCGGCAGGTGGTTTCGATGTTGCACTCTTGCGCAATGATCTTGAGGTATCCCGCTGGCACGTCGATCAACTGGCCGTCGGTGCCTCGACCGCAACGACCTTCGAGGTGGCCTTTCCCGAACGCGGCTCCGTCGTGTTGGACTGTTTCGTCGATGTAGGCGATGCCCAGACGGAGATGCGGGAGGATAATAACCGGGTGACCCTTTCCCTGCTCGTCGAGGTGAGTCCGGAGCTGGTTGTTTCCCCCAATCCCTTCACGCCGAATGGAGATGGGATCAATGAGCCGGTGCGGTTCAGGGTCAGTGAGGCGGGCTATCGGGGGGCGGTACTCAAGATATTCAACTTCGACGGTCGTCTGCTGCGTACGATCAGCACACTCGATGGGTCCGGTCATCTGACATGGGATGGGCGCGATGAGGCCGGCACAGCCCAGCCGCCCGGGGTCTACCTGTACATCGTTGAAGAAACGGGTGCCGTGCGGGCTTCCGGGCATGTAACCCTGGCGCGTTGA
- a CDS encoding tetratricopeptide repeat protein, which translates to MSTTSLFRVQLLLMLFCLLGCESNLARRVSQYEQVRDDEGARRYLEQVVRANPAQAEAWFLLGRLYLRQEAFTEGRKALLAAREASPRFEEQAAYLLELNFRREYQAGVTALENGMFPEAVEHLQHAVALQPEHAVAHRTLGHAYLALEDAARAADAYGRALALDPRDIQTLNNLAQLAYDRRDFGQAIRFSRDALQYLGDKGPPGMRAQIMERLAYALAQHGRLEEAGNVFSHLALLKNTPEIVRNRALVLFNQQNYALALPHLERALQHQPDDLEILRALGETYYHLEQVEHMIETYEKVLAVAPGDPDALASLVVGYERLGQDERAEAYRRQLVPRRTSSLYR; encoded by the coding sequence ATGAGCACGACCTCTCTTTTTCGAGTTCAACTGTTGTTGATGCTCTTCTGCCTCTTGGGTTGTGAGAGCAACCTTGCCCGTCGCGTCAGCCAGTATGAACAGGTACGTGATGACGAAGGGGCACGCCGGTATCTGGAGCAGGTCGTTCGGGCGAATCCGGCGCAAGCGGAAGCCTGGTTTCTGCTGGGCCGTCTTTACCTGCGCCAGGAGGCGTTCACCGAGGGACGCAAGGCGCTGCTGGCTGCGCGTGAGGCGTCACCTCGCTTTGAGGAACAGGCGGCCTATCTGCTGGAGCTCAACTTTCGCCGCGAGTACCAGGCCGGCGTGACGGCACTCGAGAACGGCATGTTTCCGGAAGCCGTCGAGCACCTTCAGCATGCGGTGGCCCTGCAGCCGGAGCATGCGGTCGCACACCGCACGCTCGGTCACGCCTATCTCGCCCTCGAGGACGCCGCCCGTGCAGCCGACGCCTATGGCCGGGCGCTTGCGCTCGATCCCAGAGATATCCAGACCCTGAACAACCTCGCCCAGCTTGCCTATGACCGGCGCGATTTCGGTCAGGCAATTCGTTTTTCTCGCGATGCACTCCAATACCTGGGTGACAAAGGGCCGCCGGGTATGCGGGCACAGATCATGGAGCGTCTGGCCTACGCACTTGCGCAGCATGGACGGCTGGAGGAGGCCGGTAATGTTTTTTCCCATCTCGCCTTGTTGAAGAACACCCCCGAGATCGTTCGCAATCGTGCCCTTGTGCTTTTCAACCAGCAGAACTATGCGCTCGCCCTTCCGCATCTTGAACGCGCACTTCAGCACCAGCCCGATGATCTGGAGATTCTGCGCGCGCTGGGAGAGACGTATTACCATCTGGAGCAGGTGGAACACATGATCGAAACCTATGAGAAAGTGCTTGCCGTAGCGCCGGGCGATCCGGATGCCCTGGCCAGCCTTGTCGTGGGATATGAACGGCTTGGCCAGGACGAGCGCGCAGAGGCCTATCGCAGGCAACTGGTACCTCGTCGGACCTCTTCCCTGTATCGCTAA
- a CDS encoding two-component regulator propeller domain-containing protein, translated as MAKKGDPPVRVRIGVLLLFALWSGLIEAASPVRAQPAGSGSYLLRAWTTAEGLPAGFVGDLAQTPDGYLWLATGGGLVRFDGIDFRTYDELPGWMNHYVNEVFADSRGTLWLTSGETLDIARFDGVRFLPGGSEAGLPDVPFVVGLEDRRGRLWLFSEPLPGRYEVYVWDGNEIVITLEGGGKKSLLFEDEEGVVWGFGRDQVFRVEGDEVTYFSAREGLPGGSVRCVTGSGGAVWVVTEQGMAVWDGHRFAPFPRPLAGRTDLLRERTWGCRSDRSGTVWLFSDGDLVRLRDGRVERVRDARGQPILIRGIGGWYEGRDGTLWVGTIDGRLLHGRGRRFERIALQDLLPVKVVNRVFGDAEGNVWVATDAGLIRVTARKFPAYTPHEGLSEAQVFTVYEDRRGTIWVGTWGGGLNRIEDGRVTAVYTTRDGLPDDYVRALHEDRQGMLWIGTRDALARLVEGKISVVHAGIGYVNDILEDRDGNLWYGSDGYLACRCGDSVRVLREGFWAGRPATVRVLHEDRNGNLWAGTHRGLVRHRNGAQRVFTTADGLPSNYVLSIHEEDDGTLWLGTFGAGLVRWKNGAFFTFTTEHGLHSDGVWQILEDSLGHFWMSSYTGVFRVRRAELDAVAEGRQARLTSVVYTEADGLPSAECTRGHPGGWRSRDGRLWFPTMRGLVVIDPDDVPVNDRPPPVHVQSVRAGGVPLGPPFPDALAPDRRNLEFHYTALSFVAPEKNRYRYRLEGYDRTWVEAGTRRYAAYTNLSPGTYTFRVIAANNDGVWNEAGAAYRFRIRAAWHESWWFRGLLAMLLGLIVALTAGYRKKLLEARRLNVHLDERARALREEQERTEVQARQLADQAERLQEMDRLKRRFFANLSHEFRTPLTLIRGPVDDLLAGRLGPLDERVKAQLRVVSRNTRSLERLIAQLLDLARLEAGSLTLSARRGDLARFAEEVVAGCAPLAERRDVQLSFRAAVTPLTADFDPDKLEKVLVNLLSNAIKFTPAGGKVQVDVEGDDAQVLLRVRDTGIGIPADELPRVFDRFHQVAEPSRQPHEGVGIGLSLVKELVELHGGEVLVESTAGFGSTFTVRLPRRQPGVCEDGEEPHPSLDEEPLVPAYAVEEETMPPGAGDGGAVPESEVAEREDAVAGERPVVLLVEDNPDVRAYLRRHLASAYRVEEAGDGYAALEAVQAQRPDLILCDVMMPGMDGYALCRRFKADDRFCDIPVILLTARAEEADAVEGLDAGADDYVRKPFEVGELLRRVHHLIARRRDLQARYRRELVIRPTDVVVASEEEQFIARAREVVERYLDEPGFTVDRFAEEMNLSRSQLNRRLSAATGLSAAAFVRHLRLERAAQLLGGNGGRVSEVARAVGFNDVDHFSRLFKAHFGVSPSEYRANGA; from the coding sequence ATGGCTAAGAAAGGTGATCCGCCGGTAAGGGTACGGATCGGGGTTCTGCTTCTTTTCGCACTGTGGAGTGGCCTCATTGAGGCAGCCTCACCCGTGCGGGCGCAGCCGGCCGGATCCGGATCCTACCTCCTCCGCGCCTGGACGACGGCCGAGGGATTGCCGGCCGGCTTTGTAGGCGATCTTGCGCAGACGCCGGACGGTTACCTCTGGCTCGCCACCGGCGGCGGCCTCGTCCGGTTCGACGGGATCGACTTTCGCACCTACGACGAACTGCCCGGCTGGATGAATCACTACGTGAATGAAGTGTTCGCGGACAGCCGGGGTACGCTCTGGTTAACGTCAGGGGAAACCCTGGACATAGCGCGTTTCGACGGGGTGCGTTTCCTGCCCGGTGGGTCCGAGGCCGGGCTGCCGGACGTGCCGTTTGTGGTAGGGCTCGAAGACCGGCGCGGGCGTCTCTGGCTTTTTTCCGAGCCTTTGCCTGGTAGGTATGAAGTGTACGTCTGGGATGGCAACGAGATTGTGATCACGCTGGAGGGGGGAGGCAAGAAGAGTCTCCTTTTCGAGGATGAAGAAGGTGTTGTCTGGGGCTTTGGCCGTGATCAGGTGTTCCGGGTCGAGGGAGACGAGGTGACGTACTTTTCCGCCCGCGAGGGTCTTCCGGGTGGTTCGGTACGCTGCGTGACCGGCTCTGGAGGAGCGGTGTGGGTCGTGACCGAGCAGGGCATGGCGGTCTGGGACGGCCACCGCTTCGCGCCGTTCCCGCGTCCCCTGGCGGGACGAACGGACCTGCTGAGGGAGCGCACCTGGGGGTGCCGGTCGGATCGCTCCGGCACCGTGTGGCTGTTCAGCGACGGCGACCTGGTGCGCCTGCGGGACGGGCGGGTTGAGCGGGTCCGGGATGCACGCGGGCAGCCCATTCTGATCCGAGGGATCGGAGGCTGGTATGAAGGCCGTGACGGCACGCTGTGGGTGGGGACGATCGACGGCCGCCTGCTCCACGGGCGCGGCCGTCGTTTCGAACGGATCGCCCTGCAGGACCTGCTCCCCGTCAAGGTCGTGAACCGCGTGTTCGGGGATGCCGAGGGGAACGTGTGGGTCGCCACCGACGCCGGGCTGATCCGCGTCACGGCGCGCAAGTTCCCGGCGTACACGCCGCATGAGGGACTCAGCGAGGCACAGGTGTTCACCGTCTACGAGGACCGGCGGGGGACGATCTGGGTGGGCACGTGGGGGGGCGGGCTGAACCGGATCGAGGACGGGCGCGTCACGGCCGTCTACACCACGCGAGATGGCCTGCCCGACGATTACGTGCGTGCCCTCCACGAGGACCGGCAAGGCATGCTCTGGATCGGTACGCGTGACGCGCTGGCCCGGCTGGTGGAGGGAAAGATCTCGGTCGTCCACGCCGGGATCGGGTACGTGAATGACATTCTGGAGGATCGGGACGGCAACCTCTGGTATGGCAGCGACGGGTATCTGGCCTGCCGGTGCGGGGACTCCGTACGCGTCCTGCGCGAAGGTTTCTGGGCCGGGCGACCGGCAACGGTACGGGTGCTGCACGAGGATCGGAACGGCAACCTGTGGGCCGGCACGCACCGCGGGCTGGTGCGCCACCGGAACGGGGCGCAGCGGGTATTCACGACGGCCGACGGCCTGCCCTCAAACTACGTGCTCTCGATCCACGAAGAGGACGACGGGACGCTGTGGCTCGGGACGTTCGGAGCGGGACTGGTACGCTGGAAGAACGGGGCGTTTTTCACCTTCACCACCGAACACGGCCTGCACAGCGACGGCGTCTGGCAAATCCTGGAGGACTCGCTCGGCCATTTCTGGATGAGTTCGTATACCGGCGTCTTCCGGGTGCGCCGGGCCGAACTCGACGCCGTGGCCGAAGGGCGGCAGGCTCGCCTCACGTCGGTGGTCTACACGGAGGCGGACGGGCTGCCCAGCGCCGAGTGCACCCGGGGGCACCCCGGCGGCTGGCGCAGCCGGGACGGGAGGCTCTGGTTCCCCACCATGCGCGGTCTGGTCGTCATCGACCCCGACGACGTGCCCGTCAATGACCGCCCGCCGCCGGTGCACGTTCAGTCAGTCCGGGCGGGCGGGGTACCCCTCGGCCCGCCTTTTCCCGACGCGCTCGCGCCGGACCGCCGCAACCTGGAGTTTCATTACACGGCGCTCAGCTTCGTGGCGCCGGAGAAGAACCGGTATCGTTACCGGCTGGAAGGGTACGACCGCACCTGGGTGGAGGCCGGCACGCGCCGTTACGCCGCCTACACCAACCTGTCGCCCGGTACGTACACGTTCCGCGTCATCGCCGCCAACAACGACGGCGTCTGGAACGAGGCCGGAGCCGCGTACCGCTTTCGGATCCGCGCCGCCTGGCACGAATCCTGGTGGTTCCGGGGTCTGCTGGCGATGTTGTTGGGGTTGATCGTCGCGCTCACGGCCGGATACCGGAAAAAGTTGCTGGAAGCGCGCCGGCTCAACGTCCACCTCGACGAGCGCGCGCGGGCCCTGCGGGAGGAACAGGAACGGACCGAGGTTCAGGCCCGCCAGCTGGCGGATCAGGCGGAGCGGTTGCAGGAGATGGACCGGCTCAAACGCCGCTTCTTCGCGAACCTGTCCCACGAGTTCCGCACGCCGCTGACGCTGATCCGCGGGCCCGTCGACGACCTGCTGGCCGGCCGGCTGGGGCCGCTGGATGAGCGTGTGAAAGCGCAACTCCGGGTGGTTTCCCGCAACACCCGAAGCCTCGAGCGGCTGATCGCCCAGTTGCTAGACCTGGCTCGTCTCGAAGCCGGCAGCCTGACCCTGTCGGCCCGCCGGGGGGACCTGGCCCGCTTTGCGGAGGAGGTCGTGGCGGGATGCGCGCCGCTGGCCGAGCGGCGGGACGTGCAGCTGTCTTTCCGTGCTGCCGTGACCCCCCTTACGGCCGATTTCGACCCCGACAAGCTGGAGAAGGTGCTCGTCAACCTGCTCTCGAACGCGATCAAGTTCACCCCGGCCGGGGGCAAGGTGCAGGTGGACGTCGAGGGCGACGACGCTCAGGTGTTGCTCCGGGTGCGGGACACCGGCATTGGCATCCCGGCGGACGAATTGCCCCGCGTCTTCGACCGGTTTCATCAGGTGGCGGAGCCGTCCCGCCAGCCCCATGAAGGCGTCGGGATCGGGTTGTCGCTGGTGAAAGAGCTCGTCGAGTTGCACGGCGGCGAGGTGCTGGTGGAAAGCACCGCCGGTTTCGGCAGCACGTTCACGGTGCGCCTGCCCCGGCGGCAGCCCGGCGTGTGCGAGGACGGAGAAGAGCCGCATCCGTCGCTGGACGAGGAACCGCTCGTGCCGGCATACGCCGTGGAGGAGGAAACCATGCCGCCGGGTGCAGGCGATGGCGGTGCGGTGCCGGAGAGCGAGGTGGCGGAAAGGGAGGACGCTGTTGCCGGTGAGCGGCCGGTTGTGCTCCTCGTGGAGGATAATCCCGACGTGCGGGCCTATCTGCGCCGGCACCTGGCTTCCGCGTACCGGGTCGAGGAGGCCGGCGACGGGTACGCGGCTCTCGAAGCCGTGCAGGCACAGCGCCCCGACCTGATCCTGTGCGACGTCATGATGCCGGGCATGGACGGGTATGCCCTCTGCCGCCGCTTCAAGGCCGACGACCGCTTTTGTGACATTCCGGTGATTCTCCTGACGGCCCGCGCCGAAGAGGCCGACGCCGTGGAAGGCCTGGACGCCGGCGCCGACGACTACGTCCGCAAGCCGTTCGAGGTGGGCGAGCTGCTGCGGCGGGTGCACCATCTCATTGCCCGGCGCCGGGACCTGCAGGCGCGCTATCGCCGGGAACTGGTCATCCGCCCGACCGACGTGGTGGTCGCGTCCGAAGAGGAGCAATTCATCGCCCGGGCGCGCGAGGTAGTCGAGCGCTACCTGGACGAGCCCGGCTTCACGGTGGACCGCTTTGCCGAGGAGATGAACCTGAGCCGGAGCCAGCTCAACCGCCGGCTCAGTGCGGCCACGGGGCTCTCGGCGGCGGCGTTTGTGAGGCACCTGCGGCTGGAGCGGGCGGCGCAGCTCCTGGGCGGGAACGGTGGTCGTGTTTCGGAGGTGGCCCGGGCTGTGGGGTTCAACGACGTGGATCATTTCTCTCGCCTGTTCAAGGCGCATTTCGGCGTTTCTCCCTCCGAATACCGGGCAAACGGCGCATAG